In Cloacibacterium caeni, a single window of DNA contains:
- a CDS encoding GxxExxY protein: MITQQYLTDLTYKINGACIEVHKILGAGLAEVVYHKALEEEFKLRNLNFKSEFQIPVFYKEKKLDCDFKCDFLIEDLIVLELKSVSHILDVHKFQVLNYMNLLKVPKGILVNFNVKNLYHHGQETYINKYYDELM, encoded by the coding sequence ATGATTACGCAACAATATCTTACCGATTTAACATATAAAATTAATGGAGCTTGTATTGAGGTTCATAAAATTTTAGGTGCAGGTTTAGCAGAAGTTGTTTATCACAAAGCTTTAGAAGAAGAATTCAAATTAAGAAATTTAAATTTCAAGTCAGAATTTCAAATTCCTGTTTTTTATAAAGAAAAGAAATTAGATTGTGATTTTAAATGTGATTTTCTGATTGAAGATTTAATCGTTTTAGAGTTAAAATCTGTCTCTCACATTTTAGATGTTCATAAATTTCAAGTTTTGAATTACATGAATTTACTTAAAGTACCGAAAGGAATTTTAGTAAATTTTAATGTTAAAAATCTTTATCATCATGGACAAGAAACATATATTAATAAATATTACGATGAATTAATGTAA
- a CDS encoding PLP-dependent cysteine synthase family protein yields the protein MNYAKNILETIGNTPLVKLNKVLGEDFPALVLAKVETFNPGNSVKDRMALKMIEDAEKDGRLKPGGTIIEGTSGNTGMGLALAAIIKGYKCIFVTNSKQSKEKADILRALGAEVVICPTDVKPTDPRSYYQTAKRLTEETENAWYVNQYDNLSNRAAHYESTAPEIWEQTEGKLTHFVVGAGTGGTITGCGTFFKEKSKDIKVIGVDTYGSILKEIHETGEIHLENAYTYITEGIGEDILPENYDMSVIDHFEKVTDKDGAIYARKLAKEEGIFCGYSAGSAIAAIKQMQDQFTKDDIIVVLLHDHGSRYVGKIYNDDWMREMGWLD from the coding sequence ATGAACTACGCAAAAAATATTTTAGAAACGATAGGAAATACGCCACTGGTAAAGCTAAACAAAGTTTTAGGAGAAGATTTTCCTGCATTGGTTTTAGCAAAAGTAGAAACCTTCAATCCTGGGAATTCTGTAAAAGACAGAATGGCACTGAAAATGATTGAAGATGCTGAAAAAGACGGTCGTCTGAAACCGGGAGGAACCATCATCGAAGGAACTTCTGGAAATACAGGAATGGGATTGGCTTTAGCAGCTATTATCAAAGGTTACAAGTGTATTTTCGTAACCAATTCTAAACAATCAAAAGAAAAAGCAGATATTTTACGTGCTTTAGGTGCAGAAGTGGTGATTTGTCCTACTGATGTAAAACCTACCGATCCGCGTTCTTACTACCAAACTGCAAAAAGATTAACTGAAGAAACTGAAAACGCTTGGTACGTAAACCAATACGATAATCTTTCTAACAGAGCAGCGCATTATGAATCTACTGCACCAGAAATTTGGGAACAAACCGAAGGGAAGTTGACTCATTTTGTAGTAGGAGCAGGAACAGGAGGTACGATTACAGGTTGTGGAACTTTTTTCAAAGAAAAAAGTAAAGACATCAAAGTAATTGGTGTAGATACTTATGGTTCTATTTTGAAAGAAATTCATGAAACGGGCGAAATTCACTTAGAAAATGCTTACACTTATATTACAGAAGGAATTGGCGAAGATATTTTACCTGAAAACTATGACATGTCTGTGATAGACCATTTTGAGAAAGTTACCGATAAAGATGGCGCGATCTATGCAAGAAAATTAGCTAAAGAAGAAGGGATTTTCTGTGGTTATTCTGCAGGAAGTGCGATTGCTGCGATTAAGCAAATGCAAGATCAATTTACCAAAGATGATATCATAGTAGTTTTACTTCATGACCACGGTTCTAGATATGTAGGGAAAATCTACAATGATGATTGGATGAGAGAAATGGGTTGGCTAGATTAA
- a CDS encoding IS256 family transposase, which produces MIDKEDLLNNKDFYKSFKNGEDLTSFFKQMHKRAVEHMLEAELDAHLDNEKHEKTTTGNYRNGHGTKKIKSSFGESEIKIPRDRESSFEPALVPKRHNIIEGLENIIISFYAKGMSVSDIEEQIREMYDFEVSTSTISRITDAVASEVVSWQNRPLEDLYLIVWMDGIVFKVRENSKVINKTIYLAVGLNRDGKKEVLGMWLGKNESSSFWMNVLTDLKARGVEDILITATDNLNGFTQTIRSIFPESQTQICVVHQIRNACKYVVWKDRKDFTADMKHIYNAPNKQAAEAALNDFAEKWESKYAYAIKSWRDNWDELTVFFDFPLEIRKIIYTTNLIENLNGKIRKYTKNKMSFPTDDAVLKSVFLALKEATKKWSMPIQNWGIVLNQFMLIFDKRLRL; this is translated from the coding sequence ATGATTGACAAAGAAGACTTATTAAACAACAAGGATTTCTACAAATCCTTTAAGAATGGAGAAGATTTAACCTCATTCTTTAAACAAATGCACAAACGAGCTGTAGAACACATGCTCGAAGCCGAACTTGATGCTCATCTCGACAACGAGAAACACGAAAAAACCACCACTGGAAACTATCGTAACGGACACGGAACCAAAAAGATAAAATCCTCATTTGGTGAATCTGAAATAAAAATTCCCAGAGATAGAGAAAGTAGTTTTGAACCAGCTCTAGTTCCTAAAAGACACAATATTATAGAAGGTTTAGAAAATATCATTATCTCCTTTTATGCTAAAGGAATGAGCGTGAGCGATATTGAGGAGCAAATTCGTGAGATGTATGATTTTGAAGTCTCTACTTCTACCATTTCTAGGATTACTGATGCAGTTGCAAGCGAAGTAGTGAGTTGGCAGAATAGACCATTAGAAGACCTTTATCTCATTGTTTGGATGGATGGAATTGTCTTTAAAGTTCGTGAAAACTCAAAAGTCATCAATAAAACCATCTATTTAGCGGTAGGTTTAAACCGTGATGGCAAGAAAGAAGTTCTCGGAATGTGGCTCGGAAAAAACGAAAGTTCTAGTTTTTGGATGAATGTTTTAACCGATTTAAAAGCTCGTGGTGTAGAAGATATTTTAATTACAGCTACCGATAATTTGAATGGATTTACCCAGACTATTCGCTCAATTTTTCCTGAATCTCAAACCCAAATCTGTGTAGTTCATCAAATTAGAAACGCCTGTAAATACGTGGTTTGGAAAGACAGAAAAGACTTTACTGCCGATATGAAGCACATCTATAATGCTCCAAATAAACAAGCGGCAGAAGCCGCTCTGAATGATTTTGCAGAAAAATGGGAATCCAAATATGCTTATGCGATAAAATCGTGGAGAGATAATTGGGACGAACTGACTGTATTTTTTGACTTTCCTTTGGAAATCCGTAAAATTATTTACACTACTAATTTAATTGAAAATCTCAATGGAAAAATCAGAAAATATACCAAAAACAAAATGTCTTTCCCTACGGATGATGCAGTCTTGAAGTCGGTTTTTCTTGCTTTAAAGGAAGCTACCAAAAAATGGTCAATGCCAATCCAAAATTGGGGTATTGTTTTAAACCAATTTATGCTTATTTTTGACAAAAGGCTCAGATTATAA
- the rlmB gene encoding 23S rRNA (guanosine(2251)-2'-O)-methyltransferase RlmB yields the protein MFGLRPVMEAIEAGKTIDKIFVQGGLQGEIYSELKKLLKKYNIRPNTVPIEKLNRFTRKNHQGVVAFISEIPFYKIEDLLPQIFEEGKIPFLLILDRLTDVRNFGAIARTAECVGIDAIVIPDKGAAPINSDAIKTSAGALYNVKICKENNLAHVVDFLQQSGVTVFAATEKAEKMIYDAHFSEPCAIVMGNEETGISKEVMHHADEKIKLPITGKTQSLNVSVACGAILYEAVRQKMVGEL from the coding sequence ATTTTCGGTTTGAGACCTGTAATGGAAGCGATAGAAGCTGGAAAAACCATTGACAAAATTTTTGTACAAGGTGGTTTGCAAGGTGAGATTTATTCAGAATTAAAAAAATTACTAAAAAAATACAACATCAGACCCAACACGGTTCCAATTGAAAAACTGAATCGTTTTACGAGAAAAAATCACCAAGGAGTAGTCGCATTTATCTCAGAAATTCCGTTTTATAAAATCGAGGATTTGTTGCCACAAATTTTTGAAGAAGGAAAAATTCCTTTTTTATTGATTTTAGACCGTTTAACTGATGTTAGAAATTTCGGAGCGATCGCCAGAACTGCAGAATGTGTAGGAATAGACGCAATTGTAATTCCAGACAAAGGAGCTGCTCCTATCAATTCTGATGCCATCAAAACTTCGGCTGGAGCGCTTTACAACGTAAAAATTTGTAAAGAAAATAATCTGGCTCACGTAGTAGATTTTCTTCAGCAATCAGGAGTTACCGTTTTTGCAGCCACTGAAAAGGCAGAAAAAATGATTTATGACGCTCATTTTTCAGAACCTTGCGCCATCGTAATGGGAAATGAAGAAACAGGAATCTCGAAAGAAGTAATGCATCATGCTGATGAAAAAATAAAATTGCCAATCACTGGAAAAACACAATCTCTGAACGTTTCTGTAGCTTGTGGAGCGATTCTTTATGAAGCGGTGAGACAGAAAATGGTGGGAGAATTGTAG
- a CDS encoding YfhO family protein yields the protein MLKNKNILYIVISLAIFVVLALVYNSPIISGKQLLQHDIVQYKGGAKELLDYRAENGKETYWSDAMFGGMPTYQSGSQFRGDIIKKIDDTLNFLPKPANFIFLLFAGFFLLGYVATKNWKYALLGATFFGLSTYFYIIIAAGHNGKVATLTYFAPLLAGILLVYIRKKYILGFIVTALFMGLQIAANHPQMTYYLFLALGFLFLSELVRAATGKTPWKHFFISSGILALAMILGIGMNSQRLLANSEYVKETVRGKQILKSEHNAADNDGMKKQEILNWSYGKLETLNLFIPRVMGGASDEEGSEEMMKKVQELVQENVTSQEEYDQISKGFGGSLTYWGNQPGTSGPAYQGAIVVFLAILGFFFGWKKYRYWILGASVLSVLLAWGSNFMPLSELFIKFVPFYDKFRAPSSILVVVELLFPLIAILGLYRFFNDEKLTYEYKQKVLVYGSSAVLGITLLLVIFGKSLLGFATSNETAYLPSYLLDYLVGERFTMFRIDAIKAMIYVSITALALYFALKKKLSQNIALIIIGLVSLFDLWSVNKRYLNSDNFVDKAFAQTPFVTENSDYLAGKAGDNPLLNDLLSRANMNKTLEEITEKDKTHYRIFNQLLGPFNETNTSYYKASVGGYHAVKLRRYDDLINHYFYAEDSVKSAQIPQILNLLNTKYVVGGTLEKPQVQINPNANGNAWLVSDVKFVNTPNEEVDEIGNIDSKKTAVISNDDKKYFEGKTLATDSTAFVNLTKYQADELEYKTQSKTPQLAVFSEIYYPKGWKMFVDGKEVPYIKADYLLRAVYVPAGTHTVKMIFEPEVIAKGKTISLVAFGLFVLLSLVGIFLLNRKSDKRNN from the coding sequence ATGCTGAAAAATAAAAACATTCTTTACATCGTCATTTCATTGGCGATTTTTGTAGTTTTAGCTTTAGTTTACAACAGTCCTATCATTTCTGGGAAACAACTTTTGCAACATGACATTGTACAATACAAAGGTGGCGCAAAAGAACTACTAGACTACAGAGCCGAAAATGGCAAAGAAACCTATTGGAGTGATGCGATGTTTGGCGGAATGCCTACTTATCAATCAGGTTCACAGTTTAGAGGTGATATCATCAAAAAAATAGATGACACGCTGAACTTTTTGCCAAAACCTGCGAATTTTATTTTTCTGCTTTTTGCTGGATTTTTCTTACTCGGTTATGTTGCGACTAAAAATTGGAAATACGCTTTGTTAGGCGCCACTTTTTTTGGACTTTCCACGTATTTCTACATCATCATCGCAGCTGGTCATAATGGTAAAGTTGCCACTTTAACTTATTTCGCACCACTTTTAGCGGGAATTTTACTCGTCTATATTCGTAAAAAATATATTCTTGGCTTTATTGTCACAGCACTTTTCATGGGATTGCAAATTGCTGCAAACCATCCACAAATGACGTATTACCTTTTCTTGGCATTAGGATTTTTATTCTTGTCTGAATTGGTAAGAGCAGCTACAGGAAAAACACCATGGAAACATTTCTTCATTTCTTCAGGAATTTTGGCTTTGGCGATGATTCTGGGAATTGGAATGAACAGTCAGAGACTTCTTGCCAATTCTGAATATGTAAAAGAAACCGTTCGTGGAAAACAAATTCTGAAATCTGAACACAATGCAGCAGATAATGACGGAATGAAAAAACAAGAAATTCTGAACTGGAGCTATGGAAAACTAGAAACCTTGAACTTATTCATTCCAAGAGTAATGGGAGGAGCAAGCGATGAAGAAGGCTCAGAAGAAATGATGAAAAAAGTTCAGGAATTGGTACAAGAAAATGTAACCTCTCAAGAAGAATATGACCAAATTTCTAAAGGATTTGGAGGAAGTTTAACGTATTGGGGAAACCAACCAGGAACTTCTGGACCGGCTTATCAAGGAGCTATTGTGGTATTTTTAGCCATTTTAGGATTTTTCTTCGGGTGGAAAAAATACCGTTATTGGATTTTAGGCGCGTCTGTACTTTCTGTGCTTTTAGCTTGGGGAAGTAATTTCATGCCGCTTTCTGAATTATTCATAAAATTCGTTCCGTTTTACGACAAATTTAGAGCACCAAGTTCTATATTAGTTGTAGTAGAATTATTATTTCCACTGATTGCAATCCTTGGATTATACAGATTTTTCAATGACGAAAAACTTACTTATGAATACAAACAAAAAGTTTTAGTTTACGGAAGTTCTGCAGTTCTTGGAATTACTCTATTATTGGTTATTTTTGGGAAAAGCTTACTCGGATTTGCTACTTCAAACGAAACTGCTTATTTGCCTTCATATTTATTAGATTATTTGGTTGGCGAACGCTTCACGATGTTTAGAATCGATGCTATTAAAGCCATGATTTATGTTTCTATCACTGCTTTAGCACTATATTTTGCATTGAAGAAAAAATTATCTCAAAACATTGCTTTAATCATTATAGGATTGGTAAGTTTATTTGATTTATGGTCTGTGAACAAACGCTATTTAAACAGCGATAATTTTGTAGATAAAGCTTTTGCACAAACTCCATTTGTGACCGAAAATTCAGATTATTTAGCTGGAAAAGCAGGTGATAATCCACTTTTAAATGATTTGCTTTCTCGAGCGAATATGAATAAAACTTTAGAAGAAATTACCGAAAAAGATAAAACCCATTATAGAATTTTCAACCAACTTCTAGGGCCTTTTAATGAAACCAATACTTCTTATTACAAAGCTTCTGTAGGTGGTTATCACGCTGTGAAATTAAGAAGATATGACGATTTAATCAATCATTATTTCTATGCTGAAGACAGTGTGAAGTCTGCTCAAATCCCGCAAATTCTCAATTTATTGAACACCAAATATGTAGTTGGCGGAACATTGGAGAAACCTCAAGTTCAGATCAATCCGAATGCGAATGGAAATGCTTGGCTGGTTTCTGATGTGAAATTTGTGAATACTCCGAATGAAGAAGTAGATGAAATAGGAAATATAGATTCTAAAAAAACAGCGGTTATTTCGAATGATGATAAAAAATATTTTGAAGGAAAAACTTTAGCGACTGATTCTACTGCTTTTGTAAATTTAACAAAATATCAAGCAGACGAACTAGAATATAAAACACAGTCTAAAACGCCACAATTGGCTGTTTTTTCTGAAATTTATTATCCAAAAGGCTGGAAAATGTTTGTAGACGGAAAAGAAGTTCCATACATCAAAGCTGATTATTTATTGAGAGCCGTTTACGTTCCAGCAGGAACTCATACGGTAAAAATGATATTCGAACCAGAAGTAATAGCCAAAGGAAAAACCATTTCCTTAGTTGCTTTTGGTTTGTTTGTATTGCTTTCTTTGGTGGGGATATTTTTATTAAACCGCAAAAGCGACAAAAGAAATAATTGA
- a CDS encoding DUF2202 domain-containing protein, with amino-acid sequence MKTKSFTLVILAIFGMVIFTNYTSKNTKETDASSLLFMLEEEKLARDVYTFFYSKWETRPFANIKESEKVHMQKVQELLDQNKISYEILPEGKFKNQNLQKLYNDLTAKGKVSEIEALKAGATIEDVDIYDLQRLTKETQNQDIANVYKFLECASRNHLRAFSRNLEMRNAKYVPQYISKNDYEKIINAEHEQCGMQNGMQCQNQGKGRGNRGRGNGFGNGNCMN; translated from the coding sequence ATGAAAACCAAATCTTTCACCTTAGTTATTCTTGCGATTTTCGGAATGGTAATTTTTACCAATTACACTTCTAAAAATACAAAAGAAACAGATGCTTCTTCTCTCCTCTTCATGCTAGAAGAAGAAAAATTAGCGCGTGATGTGTACACTTTTTTTTATTCAAAATGGGAAACTAGACCTTTTGCCAATATCAAAGAAAGTGAAAAAGTGCATATGCAAAAAGTACAAGAACTTTTAGACCAAAATAAAATTTCTTACGAAATTCTTCCCGAAGGAAAATTTAAAAATCAAAATCTTCAAAAATTATACAATGACCTTACTGCAAAAGGAAAAGTTTCAGAAATTGAAGCTTTAAAAGCTGGAGCAACGATAGAAGATGTAGATATTTACGACTTGCAAAGATTAACCAAAGAAACTCAAAATCAAGACATCGCCAATGTTTACAAATTTCTAGAATGTGCTTCTAGAAATCATTTGAGAGCTTTTTCACGTAATTTAGAAATGAGAAACGCTAAGTACGTTCCTCAGTATATTTCTAAAAATGATTACGAAAAAATCATCAATGCAGAACATGAACAATGTGGTATGCAAAATGGTATGCAATGCCAAAATCAAGGAAAAGGTAGAGGAAATAGAGGAAGAGGAAATGGTTTTGGAAATGGAAATTGCATGAATTAA
- a CDS encoding glycosyl transferase family 1, with product MKQKKILIISYYWPPAGGPGVQRWLKFVKYLPDFGWEPTVFIPENPSYPIVDETLKKDVPKNLKMIKTKIWEPYQFAEKFGKDNKKFKAGQFDVGENQSWKAKLSIFVRGNFFIPDARVFWVKPSVEFLEKYLKVNHYDVLVTTGPPHSLHLIGLSLKKKFPDLKWIADFRDPWTEISYYKYLKLTKIADKKHRKLESEVFKNADVTLATSYTDAENFRKKSANAFCITNGFDSEVKSQIREVVESVDNKNDLTTSQLNDFTEKFTLSYIGILEQLRNPEILWETLNDLVEENADFKNDFELKFVGRLDDKILQKIVSSALKNNLTNLGYQTHDVALKHMQDSTILLMTNFPQESSKGIIPGKIFEYLATGKTILSFGPKDADVEKILNETKAGKHFGYDEKENLKKFFLESYQNWKLGTLNQNAENIEQFSRKNLTQKLVDLMNKI from the coding sequence TTGAAACAAAAAAAAATACTCATCATCTCTTATTACTGGCCTCCAGCTGGCGGACCGGGAGTTCAGCGTTGGTTAAAATTTGTAAAATATTTGCCTGATTTCGGTTGGGAACCTACCGTTTTTATTCCAGAAAACCCTAGTTATCCGATTGTTGATGAAACATTAAAAAAAGATGTTCCGAAGAATCTCAAAATGATTAAAACCAAAATTTGGGAACCGTACCAATTTGCAGAAAAATTTGGGAAAGACAATAAAAAATTCAAAGCGGGACAATTTGATGTCGGCGAAAATCAATCATGGAAAGCCAAACTTTCGATTTTTGTTCGCGGCAATTTCTTTATTCCAGATGCGCGTGTTTTTTGGGTAAAACCTTCCGTAGAATTTTTAGAAAAATACTTGAAAGTCAATCACTATGATGTTTTGGTAACAACTGGTCCACCACATTCTTTGCACTTGATTGGATTAAGTTTAAAGAAGAAATTCCCAGACTTAAAATGGATTGCAGATTTCCGTGATCCATGGACTGAAATTTCGTATTACAAATACTTGAAACTGACTAAAATTGCCGATAAAAAGCATAGAAAATTAGAATCTGAAGTGTTTAAAAATGCAGATGTTACTTTGGCAACAAGTTATACCGATGCTGAAAATTTCAGAAAAAAAAGCGCAAATGCTTTCTGCATTACGAATGGGTTTGACTCTGAAGTAAAGTCACAGATTCGTGAAGTTGTAGAATCGGTTGATAATAAAAACGACTTAACGACCTCACAACTTAACGATTTTACAGAAAAATTCACATTAAGTTACATCGGTATTTTAGAACAACTCAGAAATCCTGAAATTTTATGGGAAACTTTAAATGATTTGGTTGAAGAAAATGCAGACTTCAAAAACGATTTTGAGTTGAAGTTTGTAGGAAGATTAGATGATAAAATTTTACAAAAAATAGTAAGTTCAGCTCTTAAAAATAACTTAACCAATTTGGGTTATCAAACGCACGATGTTGCGCTAAAACACATGCAGGATTCAACAATTTTATTGATGACGAATTTCCCACAAGAATCTTCAAAAGGGATTATTCCAGGAAAAATTTTCGAGTATTTGGCAACGGGAAAAACGATTCTTTCTTTCGGTCCAAAAGATGCTGATGTAGAAAAAATCTTGAACGAAACCAAAGCTGGAAAACATTTTGGCTATGATGAAAAAGAAAATCTAAAGAAATTCTTTTTAGAATCTTACCAAAATTGGAAATTGGGAACGCTGAACCAAAACGCTGAAAACATTGAGCAATTTTCTAGAAAAAATTTGACTCAGAAATTGGTTGATTTAATGAATAAGATTTAA
- a CDS encoding ABC transporter permease: MKFPIYFSKKIAFSKDNKNNLSRVIVFIGRLSVALGIIVSLVTVSTGLGSKKAIKNRMADFVGHISVKSTKSNSSYNSSVLHQEGLNVNGIQNLPDVSNTQSYATVSGILRTEENFAGVILKGVAKDFDAERFQNFMVAGEVPKFTEEGYNNQVILSDKIANDLHLKPKDSIVAIFSKEDQQPIYRKFEISGIYKTDIKMIDDLFIIGDINHVRKIQDMAKTDVGGIDIFLKDSDNIDAIYPKIEKLIGYKNYAEKATDKYPQIVDWINIFDTNIGLIITIMLIVVVINIIMVLLILIIERTNSIGMLKTLGATNGQIRAIFINYTLLIMIPGLIMGNVIGLGFLVLQKIFGFIKLNPENYYVSTVPVDLNPVYILGISVGILAISAFALILPSYLISKISPVKAIKYN; encoded by the coding sequence TTGAAATTTCCAATATATTTTTCTAAAAAAATAGCGTTCTCCAAAGATAACAAAAATAATCTTTCACGCGTGATTGTCTTTATCGGAAGGCTTTCTGTAGCGCTGGGAATTATTGTTTCATTGGTGACGGTTTCTACGGGTTTAGGCTCCAAAAAAGCCATTAAAAATCGTATGGCAGATTTTGTGGGACATATTTCTGTGAAATCTACCAAAAGCAATTCCTCTTATAATTCTTCGGTGCTTCACCAAGAAGGATTAAATGTAAATGGAATTCAAAATCTTCCTGATGTTTCTAATACGCAATCTTATGCTACGGTTTCTGGGATTCTGAGAACTGAAGAAAACTTTGCGGGGGTTATTCTAAAAGGAGTTGCCAAAGATTTTGATGCAGAACGTTTTCAGAATTTTATGGTAGCTGGAGAAGTTCCAAAATTTACCGAAGAAGGCTATAACAACCAAGTTATTCTCTCTGATAAAATTGCCAATGATTTGCATTTGAAACCCAAAGACAGTATCGTTGCTATTTTTTCTAAAGAAGACCAACAACCCATTTATAGAAAATTTGAAATTTCTGGAATTTACAAGACAGACATCAAAATGATAGATGATTTGTTTATCATCGGCGATATTAATCACGTGAGAAAAATTCAGGATATGGCAAAAACTGATGTGGGAGGAATAGATATTTTCTTGAAAGACAGTGATAATATAGATGCCATTTATCCAAAAATTGAAAAGCTAATAGGTTACAAAAATTACGCAGAAAAAGCGACAGATAAATATCCACAAATCGTAGATTGGATTAATATTTTTGATACCAACATCGGACTGATTATCACGATTATGCTGATTGTTGTAGTCATTAATATCATTATGGTTTTGCTTATTCTCATTATTGAGCGCACCAATTCTATTGGGATGCTCAAAACATTAGGCGCAACCAACGGACAAATTCGAGCGATTTTCATCAACTATACTTTGCTGATTATGATTCCTGGATTGATTATGGGGAATGTAATAGGTTTAGGATTTTTGGTGCTTCAAAAAATCTTTGGATTTATCAAACTTAATCCTGAGAATTACTATGTAAGCACGGTTCCTGTAGATTTAAACCCTGTCTACATTTTGGGAATTTCTGTTGGGATTTTGGCGATTTCTGCATTCGCTCTTATTTTGCCAAGTTATCTGATTTCTAAAATTTCTCCTGTAAAAGCGATTAAGTATAATTAA
- a CDS encoding DinB family protein translates to MNTHFQNHRAVRKNLLNILQNTSHKDLLTIPDGFNNNIYWNIAHCVATQQLLCYYLSGNPFRIDKYWVDTYKKGTLPNLDVSESEVEDLGFLLIETSKILMKDYDDDFFPDYTAYSTSFGIDLKNIQDAIIFNNMHESLHFGYAMAQKRALAGEQF, encoded by the coding sequence ATGAATACTCATTTTCAAAATCATAGAGCAGTAAGAAAAAACCTTCTGAATATTCTACAAAATACGTCTCACAAAGACTTGTTGACCATTCCAGATGGCTTTAACAATAATATTTATTGGAATATTGCACATTGCGTAGCTACTCAGCAACTTTTGTGTTATTATTTAAGCGGAAATCCTTTTAGAATAGACAAATATTGGGTAGATACTTACAAAAAAGGCACTCTTCCTAATCTGGATGTTTCTGAATCTGAAGTGGAAGATTTAGGTTTCCTACTTATCGAAACTTCTAAAATTCTGATGAAAGATTATGACGATGATTTTTTCCCAGATTACACCGCTTATTCTACAAGTTTTGGAATTGATTTAAAAAATATTCAGGATGCAATCATTTTCAACAATATGCACGAAAGTTTACATTTTGGATATGCAATGGCTCAAAAACGTGCTTTAGCTGGAGAACAGTTTTAG
- a CDS encoding DUF6263 family protein: MKKITAIALLSIAIVSCQKETKTVTKVDPKTGKTITIEVPVEDKETAKVENPAIKDSLGVYHANFKLEKGKTYPFSTYQRDVQTLSDGKQNISGTNESTDEMTFTVDNIDAKGNYEISMTLVGKRMSATSQGKTQAIDTKGNAPEDAQQKFMWAVQKAQTGNKLKITMDKTGKILSIKGFEPVYKKTNDAAASVIKDAAQLKNFMEGFKLSFNEKFLKEQFGKNLNILPAKGVKLGGTWTQSDNVTPDGSVKINTTYTLAKVEDGIAEITVKGGIPRKAKTQSKNGMTHSVSIEGVQTGTIKIDANSGWILGSKIQMNTTEKESLSDGKQSQSMSKKTNSLVTINPSYKF, encoded by the coding sequence ATGAAAAAAATTACAGCAATTGCGCTGCTTTCAATAGCAATCGTTTCTTGTCAAAAAGAAACAAAAACCGTAACCAAAGTTGACCCAAAAACTGGAAAAACCATCACTATAGAAGTTCCTGTGGAAGATAAAGAAACGGCAAAAGTAGAAAATCCTGCCATCAAAGATTCTCTAGGTGTTTACCATGCAAATTTTAAATTAGAAAAAGGAAAAACGTATCCTTTCAGCACTTACCAAAGAGATGTGCAAACGCTTTCTGACGGGAAACAAAACATTTCTGGAACGAATGAATCTACAGACGAAATGACGTTTACCGTAGATAATATCGATGCAAAAGGAAACTACGAAATTTCTATGACGCTTGTTGGGAAAAGAATGTCTGCAACTTCTCAAGGAAAAACCCAAGCGATAGACACGAAAGGAAACGCTCCTGAAGATGCTCAACAAAAATTTATGTGGGCGGTACAAAAAGCACAAACAGGTAATAAATTAAAAATTACCATGGACAAAACTGGGAAAATTCTTTCTATTAAAGGTTTTGAACCCGTTTATAAAAAAACCAATGATGCGGCTGCTTCGGTGATTAAAGATGCTGCTCAACTTAAAAATTTCATGGAAGGATTTAAATTAAGTTTCAACGAGAAGTTTTTAAAAGAACAATTTGGAAAAAACCTAAATATTCTTCCAGCAAAAGGCGTAAAATTAGGCGGAACATGGACACAGTCTGACAATGTAACTCCAGATGGAAGCGTGAAAATAAATACCACTTATACCCTAGCAAAAGTAGAAGACGGAATTGCAGAAATTACTGTAAAAGGTGGAATTCCTAGAAAAGCAAAAACACAGTCTAAAAACGGAATGACGCATTCTGTAAGCATAGAAGGTGTACAAACGGGAACCATAAAAATAGACGCCAACTCTGGTTGGATTCTAGGCTCTAAAATCCAAATGAACACTACGGAAAAAGAAAGTTTGAGCGACGGAAAACAATCTCAAAGCATGTCTAAAAAGACCAACTCTTTAGTTACAATCAATCCTAGTTATAAATTTTAA